The Rhodospirillales bacterium genome includes the window GCGCACGTATTGCAAGGCGATCAAGCGCCGGATCAGGCCCTCGCGCCCCTCGGCGTCGCCCTTGCCGACATCCATGACCATCGCCTGATAGTCTTCCTTGGACCCGATGCCGTATATGCACGACACCGACGCGACGATGATGACGTCGCGCCGCTCGAACAAGGCGCGCGTGGCCGAGTGGCGCATCCGGTCGATCTGTTCGTTGATCGTCGACTCTTTCTCGATATAGGTGTCGGTGCGCGGGACATACGCCTCCGGCTGGTAATAATCGTAATAGGACACGAAATATTCGACCGCGTTGTCGGGGAAGAACGATTTCATCTCGCTGTAAAGCTGCGCCGCCAGCGTCTTGTTCGGCGCCATGATCAAGGCCGGGCGCTGCGTATGCGCGATAACATGCGCCATGGTAAAGGTCTTGCCCGACCCGGTGACGCCCAAAAGCACCTGATCCTTTTCCCCGCGCGCCAACCCCGCCAGCAACTCGGCGATCGCCTGCGGCTGGTCGCCCGCCGGGGTATAATCGGACACCAGCCTGAACGGGCGGCTTTCGTCGCGGTATTCGGGGCGGCATTCGGGGCGCGCCTGCGGCGTTAAAACGGGTACATGCATAAAAGGAAACTTAACCGACAAACGGAAAAAAGAAAGCGCCAGCGCCTCAAACGGGGCGGCGTACCGCCGGACCGCAGCCATGCAACCGCACGCAGGCGACGCTGACACGCTGATGCCGCGCGATGCGGCGGCGCAATTCGGCCTCGTCCCGTCCGCAAAGCGCACCGATGCCGCGCACATTGGCGGACTGGGGCACCATCCGGCCGTTCACGACGTCCCAGACGACAGAAACCGATATGATTGGCGACTTTGCAGCCATGAAGAAACGGTAATCCTGCCTTACCGGTGCCGACAAGAAAAAAATTTGCGTGGAAACAGGGCTTAGTGTTATGTAATGTAAATGAAATCTAATGATAAGCTTGGGAATTTTCAAGCTTCCGCCCTCTCCTCTGGCGATGTGCTTCGTGTGCCTGCCCGATATTTGGGCGGCACGGGCGGCGACATGTACGCCTATCTGCTGCGCCCGGATTACGACCTGACGACCCCGGATGAACCGCTGGCGGGGCTTGTGCTGCTGCCCATTCTGCCGCGCGCGGATGCGAACGCCCTGCGCCCGAAACCGGATACGGTAACCCCGCCGCGCGACCCGCGAACCGGCCTGCCGGGCATGGCGCGAAAAGACTATGTGGTGGTGCTGCGCCCGCATGTCATGCCGGTCAAGGACGGTGATTTCATCCAGCGCGTCGGCGCCTTTTCGGCCGATGCCGATGCGGCGCTCGGCGCCCTGTTCGACGCCCGCAATCTCGAATCCCGGATCGAGGGGTTCATCCCCGGTCAGGGCAACGTCTGGGAACGCCTTGGTCCCGGTGCTTTCGTGCAGCAAAACCCGGACCGCGAAAAACCGCAACCCCGCACACGCCGTACCAAAAAACCGGGCACGAAACACACCCGCCGCCACGGCGCGCAGGGCGCGGCCGTGGGCAAGGTGATCGACCTGACGCTTGATGACGCGCACAGGCATTACGGCCTGCCGGACGACATCGCGCAGGCGCTGGGAAACCGCACGCTGCGCGCCGCCATCGAAATGCCCGGGCGCGATCTGGCCAAATTGATGCCCGCCGAACCGGAACTAACCGACGACATGCCGATCGGTGACGCCGAAAAACTGGGCCTGATCGAAAAGGGCGAAACCCCGTGGGATTACCTTCTGACCAAACCCGCGCGCGGCAGCAAGGCGAAAAAACTGACCACGCTGGGCCAGGCGTTCGCCATGGCCTCGGACAACCCAAGGGCGCTGGCCGATTACGGCGGCATGGGCGCGGGCGATACCCGCACATTCCGCCGCGACATCCTGCGCGCGAAAGACCGCTTTCAACAAGCAGCGGCGCGCAGCGGCGGCAAGGCGCAGGCCGAAACGCTAAAATCCGTCTGGAACCGTTTCGTCGGCGACTTCGCGGCGAATAAAGGCCCTGCGCGGAAAATCGTGATCTGGTCCACCCCAACGCCGAAAAAATAGTATAGTCGGGCTATGACCGCCGACCGGACCCCTGACCTGACTCCCGACCTAATTGTCGCCAGAAAAAACCCCGATTTGATCCACACGCTGCTGCATCGCCGTTCGGCTTCGGCCAAGGCGATGGGCGATCCGGGACCGACCCCCGCCGAAATCGAAACCATTCTGGCCTGCGCCGCGCGCACGCCAGACCACGGCAAACTGGCCCCGTGGTGGTTCGTGACTTTTACCGGCGAAACCCGCGCCGCGTTTGGCGAAGTGCTGGCCGCCGCATGGCTGCGCCGCAACCCCGATGCCACGCCCGAACGGCTGGACGACGAGCGCAAACGCCTGACCCGCGCGCCGCTGGTCGTCGCGATCATATCCGCGCCGCGCGAAAGCGGCGTACCGGTCTGGGAACAGGTGCTTTCCGCGGGCGCGGCGTGCCAGAACATGCTGCTGGCCGCAAACGCGCTGGGATACGGCGCGAACTGGCTGACACAATGGTACGCCTATGACGATACGGTGCGCGCGGCTCTGGAACTGCGTCCACACGAAAACATCGCGGGATTCGTCTATATCGGCACCCCGCTGGCCGACCCGATCGAACGCGACCGCCCCGACCCCGCCGGCCTGACCAACCATGATTTCCGCCATGCGCATAACCGCGGCGACGACCGCGCCAAACCGGGAATGGGGCTGGATTACAAAAACTTTGCGCACGCGCAAACTTAACATTATGTATTCCTCATGCCGCAAAACCTGGCTCTGCCACAAGACACCGCCAACACCGTGGAACAGACTTATTACATTCTGGATTGGACCCTGAGCGAGAAATTCATGGGTCTGGCCTATAGCAGCTCGGTTGGATTCCTCAGCGGCCTTGCCGTACGGGAAGTCGCGGGTTTGACGTTTAAATTCATCTCTCTGGTCATGTCCGTCCCGGAGTTCGGCGCCACGCTTCTGGGCGCAGCCGCTTTCGGTCAGGCCGCCTTTGCCGCCAGCGAACAATGGGCACGGCACGTCCCCGCGCAGCATTTACGCCTGCGGACTATGCGCGCCCCGCGCATCAACCTTTAAAGGCCGCGCGGAAATATTACGAATTACCTCTGTTTATTTATAAAGCGACAACTTGCCGGTCAGTGCTTTCAGCTTGTCGGTCGCCCCCCACAAGGCAAGCGCAACATAATTCAACTCATCCTCTTTCCTGGAGGCGGTCGCGTTCACCTGTTCTTCGGAACGCCCGATCGTCATGGTGTCGAGGAAATCGACACAGGCAATACCGGCGGCCTGCGCCTCGGCCCGAATACGCGATATCTGCGACGAATTCTTGGCCTTCAGCACGATCACCGGATAATGCGAAATGCTTGGATGTACGCCCTTGTCGGCATCGACATAGTCGATGAAGCAGAAATCTTCCGCCTTCGCCACGCCACCCACAAGCCCCGCCATCGCGTGACCCGCCGCATTGAGCACGCGGCCCATACTGTCTTCTTTCTCGTTCACGACGATCACGAAACGCTTGAGCATCTCGTTGACGTTTTTCCACTCGGACGATTGCGGTTCAAGGCTTATGGCTTTTTGCGGAACGCTGCGCGTCGCCATGTCGTATTTCGTGGGCGCATCGCCTTTCAAGGGCTTGAGCGTCGGAAAGCAAATGACGTCGCGGATATTGGGCGACCCGGTCAAAATCATGGTCAGACGATCCACACCAAGCCCCCAGCCGCCGCAAGGCGGCAGGCCGTATTCCAGCGCGGTGACAAAATCGGAATCCAGCATCTGTGCCTCCTCGTCCCCCGCCTCGCGCGCGCGCGCCTGCTCCTCGAACCGTGCGCGCTGGTCGGCGGGGTCGTTCAGCTCGGTGAACATGTTGGCGATTTCCCAGCCATTGATATACGACTCCGTCCGCTCGGTCAGGATCGGGTTGGAGCGGTGCGGCTTGGCCAGAGGTGAAACATCCAGCGGGAACTCGGTAACATGGATGGGCTGGATCAGGGTATCTTCGACCTTTTCCTCGAACACCGCGGCGACGACCTCGCCCCATTTCGCGCTCGGCTCCACATGCACACCCTGACTTTTCGCGACTGCGCGCGCCGCCGCCGCGTCAACGATGGTCAGAAAATCGACGCCCGTCGCCTCGGCCACCAGTGCGCACATCGATTTACGCGGCCATTTCGCGCCCACATCGATCACGTTGCCGTTGTAATCGAACACCGTCTTGCCAAAGACCTTTTGAGCCACATGGCGCACCAAACCCTCGGTCAGGTCCATCATGTCGCTAACGTCGGTATAGGTCTTGTACAACTCG containing:
- a CDS encoding nitroreductase, with product MTADRTPDLTPDLIVARKNPDLIHTLLHRRSASAKAMGDPGPTPAEIETILACAARTPDHGKLAPWWFVTFTGETRAAFGEVLAAAWLRRNPDATPERLDDERKRLTRAPLVVAIISAPRESGVPVWEQVLSAGAACQNMLLAANALGYGANWLTQWYAYDDTVRAALELRPHENIAGFVYIGTPLADPIERDRPDPAGLTNHDFRHAHNRGDDRAKPGMGLDYKNFAHAQT
- the lysS gene encoding lysine--tRNA ligase, with amino-acid sequence MATMSKPAENQASQDLTDPHAARKAKLDAVRAQGGTGYAYGFARDARAGELQVKYADLESGTETEDRVAVAGRIMAMRNNGMFIDLADATGKIQVFCHKDSMSAEELAGLDNFDLGDVIGVTGTIRRTPRGELSVRARHVELLTKCLLPLPEKYHGLTDIEQRYRQRYVDLIVNEESRTTLRERSQITASIREYLTGEWDGLEVETPMLHPILGGATAKPFVTHHNTLDTEFYLRVAPELYLKRLIVGGLADCVFEMNRCFRNEGISPKHNPEFTSVELYKTYTDVSDMMDLTEGLVRHVAQKVFGKTVFDYNGNVIDVGAKWPRKSMCALVAEATGVDFLTIVDAAAARAVAKSQGVHVEPSAKWGEVVAAVFEEKVEDTLIQPIHVTEFPLDVSPLAKPHRSNPILTERTESYINGWEIANMFTELNDPADQRARFEEQARAREAGDEEAQMLDSDFVTALEYGLPPCGGWGLGVDRLTMILTGSPNIRDVICFPTLKPLKGDAPTKYDMATRSVPQKAISLEPQSSEWKNVNEMLKRFVIVVNEKEDSMGRVLNAAGHAMAGLVGGVAKAEDFCFIDYVDADKGVHPSISHYPVIVLKAKNSSQISRIRAEAQAAGIACVDFLDTMTIGRSEEQVNATASRKEDELNYVALALWGATDKLKALTGKLSLYK